From the Mammaliicoccus sciuri genome, the window TACTGTCGATATTCTAAATACTTATGTTGGTGAAGAAAAGGAAAAGCTAACTTATGATGAATGGATGGATATATTTACGACTCAAGAGTTGGAATGTAAATGGATCCAACACGTTGGTGAAGATACTATTTATTCGAATATTTTCTATATGGCTAAAGATACTATCAATAACACAATCATTAAACAGAAATTAAATCAATCATTACCTCAATATATGATTCCTTCAAACTTTACGATGTTAAACCAATTTCCATTAAATCAAAATGGAAAAATTGATAACAAACAATTAGCAAATTTAATTAAAAATGATGATTTAAAAACACATTCTTCAGAAACAGTGAAGTTAAATGATTTAGAGGAAAAAATATTACACATTTGGGAATCGGAATTTAACGAAAAAATATCAGATATCCATACTAATTTTTACACAAATGGTGGCGACTCTCTATTAGCTACACGTATTGCTTCAGAAATTGAACATACATTTAAAGTGAATTTCACAATAAAAGATGCAATGACTTGTACGACTATTAAATTACAAGCTGAAAAAGTAGCTGAAATGAGCAGTGACACTATTAATAGAACGCAAAATGAGTTTAAACAAGATGTTGAAAATATTAATAAACCATTCGAACTTACGGACGTCCAATATTCATACTTTGTTGGTAGAAAAAAGGAATTAAATGAACATAATGTTTCTACACATTGTTACTTTGAAATTGATGGAGAAAACTTAAATATAGAAAATCTTGAAAAGGCTTGGAATGTCTTAATTCAAAGACATGGCATGATGAGATCAATTATTACAGAAGATGGGATGCAAAAGATTCTAAAAGAAGTGCCTTATTATACATTCAAAATAAATGACTTGCGTAGCCAAAGTGGTCAAGTGCTAGAAAATAGTCTAATGAATATAAGGAAAAATTTATCTCATCAAGTTCTTAATATATACGAATGGCCAATATTTAATATAGATGTTTCTCTCATTACTGATGAAAAAATAAGAATTCATATTAGTTTTGACAATATGATTTTTGACGGTTGGAGTATGTTTGCGCTATTAGAACAATGGAATAAACTTTATTTTAACGAATCTATAGATGATCAAATAACTGATTTAAGTTTCAGAGATTATGTACTTTACTTGAATCAAGAGAAAAATAATAGTCGTTACGAAACCGATCAATCATATTGGCTGAAAAGAATATCAGGATTTTTAAAAGCACCACAAATTGAAAATGATTTAAAATCTACAATTCAGACTAATGTCTTCACAAGACGTTCATATCATGTTGAACATGAGGATTGGGAGAATCTAAAAATAATAGCTAAAGAAATGCAAATTACACCGACAACATTACTTATTGGAATCTATTCTGAAGCGATTAGACTCGTAAGTTCAAATGATAATTTCTCTTTAAACATCACGCAATTTAATAGATTACCTGTTAGTCCTGAAATTAATAAAGTAATCGGCGATTTTACAACATTAACTTTACTAGAAATCAACAATAGCTTTGAAAAACAACTAAGTAATCGATTCCAAAAAATACAATCTCAACTTATGGAAGATTTAGAACATAATAAATATTCAGGTGTTGAATTTCAAAGGGACTTAAGAAATTATTGTGAAATTGATGATTATATTTTAATGCCTTTTGTCTTTACAAGCGGATTAGGTATACATGCATTAAATAGTAGTAATCAATTTGGTGAAATTATTTACAATATTAGTCAAACACCGCAAGTTTGGTTAGACAACCAGGTTATTGAACGTGATGGTGGTTTGGATATCTATTGGGATAGTGTAGATAGTCAACTCGGTGTAGATAATTTAGATACAATGTTTAACCACTTCGTGAATACTTTATTAAAAATATCAAAAGACAAATCATTTTTATTTAAAGAAATTAAAAATAATAGTAATAAACAAGATATGTATTTTGAAACGATTGAAACAGTCGAACAAGATGATAGTGACAATGTGAATGAAATAAATGTGAATGAGGTTAAAGAAATGTTATCTCATATCGTTAATCACGATATTGCTAGTTCTTCCAGTAGATTTTTTGAAGTTGGTGGTGATTCGCTTAAAGCCATTGCACTAACTAATAAAATTAGAGAAGCATTTGATGTAGAACTTGAGCTGGCCTTTATTTTTTCAAATCCTACTATTAATGATATTTCAACAAAAATTGAAGAAGTTAAAAACACAAACGAAGAAGAAGGTGTCATATAAGATATGAAAAAATGTATAGTTTGTGGAAGTAGGTTCGGTCAATTTTATATAGAGGCATTGAAAAAGATACCAAACATTAACCTGCATGGGTTGCTTGCATCAGGAAGTGAAAGGTCGAATGATTGTGCAAATAACTATCAAATTCAGTTATACAATGATGTTGATGAATTACCTGACGATATTGATTTGGCTTGTATTGCTATCAAATCCGAAGTGCAAGGCGGAAAAGGCAATTTAATAGCAGAATCACTATTAAAAAGAGGTATTGATGTTATTTTTGAACACCCTCTTTCAGAAAAAGAGTATATATCACTATTTAAATTAGCAAAAAAAGAAAAAAGGTATTTTACTGTTTGTAATTTATACAGCCAACTACCTAGTGTACAAAACTTTATTCAGAACTTTAAATTTATAAAAAAAGAACAGTCTATAAAATATATCAATGTAGAATTTGCAACTCAGTTATCTTATCCAGTTGCACAGTTGTTATCATTACTAATTCCTGAAATTAAAAATATTGAATTTAGTATTTCTAAAAAAGAAGATGGTCCTTTTCAATTTTTATCTACAACTATAAATGAAACGCAATTAAACTTAATTGCCTATAATGAAGCGGTTGAAAATGAAATAGATAATTTTATGAGATTACTATTTAGTATAAAAATTGGTTTTGAAGGCGGAGAACTAAATTTATTAGATCCTCACGGAGATGTATTTTGGAGAGAATATATTAAATTTCCAAATCGTTATAGAATTCCATCTAGTTTTCTTGATGACCCACCTAAGGGAATGATACGAAAATATATAAAATTGCTTTATGATAATTCTGATTTAACTCAACAATCGATGTTTACAGAATTATGGCCAAAGACTATTTCCAAGGAAATATTTTTATATCTTGAAAAAGATCAGCAAGATAAACATTCTTTCAATGCATTAGCACAAAATCATATTAACAGTTCAATAATATGGCATAAATTAATGCAGTCTTTAGGCTACCCGACATTTGTGACTAAAGATAAATACACTATATATGATGTCGATCAACTTGTTCTGAATGAAAATACATCTATCAGTATTATCGATGAAATGGGTAAGCTAGAGCGTATTTGTGCTAAATCTATGCTCTGGGTACTAAGTAGACATTTTAATAATTCAATAGTCACATACGATTATCAAAGTATTATTAGATTCTTGAATGTTAAAGATAATTATAAAGATATTATTAAACGTTGGTTAAATTACTTAGCAAGAAATGATTACATTGTTGAAACGGAGACAGGCAATTATATATTTGATCAGCTAGATAAGTCTCAATTGGATATCTTATTTGAATGGCTTGAACTTGAAAATACGTGGCATAAAAATATTATGCCAATGTCTGTCATAAAATATTTTAAAGCTCATATTCAATATATGGATCAAATATTAAAAGGTGATAAATCCGTTAATATGTTGTTGTTTGATCAAGGCGAAAATGATATCGCAAACGATTTGTATAGTCAAACAGCCATTTCTATATTCATTAATGAACAGATTGGACAGTATATAAAGAGTTTATCGGAAAATGATTCATTATCAATTTTAGAATTAGGTGCTGGAACGGGTGCCACAACTCAAAAAGTATTGGATAAAGTATCTGAATCATTTACTGGACATTACGTCTTTACAGATATATCAAAGTATTTCTTAGTTTCTGCTGAAGAAATGTTTAGACATTATCAATTTATGCAATACAAGATTTTAGATATAGACAATATAGAAGATAACCCTATTTTTAATAAACAGAAATTTGATGTCATTGTTGCTGTTGGCGTTATAAATAATTCGAGAAATATAAAGAGCTTATTAAATAGATTAAATAAGATGTTAAACAAAAATGGGAAACTCATTATTGGGGAAGCATATGGTGAATCCGCAGTTATGCTAATATCTCAAGCCTTTATGATGATAGAGCCTGAAGATGAAAGGAAGTATAATAATTTGACCTTTTTACCGTTAAAAAGTTGGTATGAAATTTTTGATGAAACTGGATTTAATCTTCTAACAAAAACGCCACACCAAACTGATGAGTTGTCTTCATTTAATCAGGCGCTATTTATATTAGAAAAGAGGTAAGTATGTATAAAATTGGTCATTTGCAATATAAAGTTAAAAATCTTGAAAATGCTATGAAAAATTTTGAACAATTAGGTTTCGATGTTGAAAGAGCTAATGAAAAGTCAAAAAATGCTTTTATTTGGTTTGAAACTGGTCCATATATAGAACTCATAGAAATGAACAGTAATTTGGTCCCATTTGCTTATTTATTTAGATGGGTTTATGGAAAGGCTATGAAAGAAAGATGGAAGAAATGGTGTGGAAATGAAGAAGGATTTATTGATTTTGCAATAGAAACGATTGAGGATGAATATCGAAATATACAAAATTTCCCTAAAAATAAAACGATCTTAAAAGACTTTGGTATTGAATCTAATAAGGTAATAACGTGGAATAGAAAGAATTCAAAAAATGAAAAAATTTTATTTAGCTATTTACCTGTTATACCAGTTTCATTACCATTTGTAGTTTCGGATTATAGTATGAATCAACGTCCGAGTCATGTTTCGCACAAGAATAATATAGAGAAAATCGAACGAGTTAATTTTAAATGTCAGGAAAAAGAACATGAATTTTTGAAAAATATTTTGAAGAATGATGAACATTTGAAATTGGTCTTAGGGACAAATGCAGAAATTGATCAAGTACTTCTTAAAAATAAATATGGAAAGATATATAGATTAACGGACCATATGTCGATAGAAAGTGAGTGAGTAGCTTGGAAATAAAAAAAGAATTAATTAGGCTATATCAAAATGGTATAAATATTTGGCTTGAAAATGATCAATTACGTTATAAAAGCAAATTAGGAAAGTTGTCTCAAGGTGATTTAACTTTCTTAAAAGAAAATAAAAATAAAATTATTGAGCTATTTAAATCAAATAGCAAGTTTGAATCTTTTGAAGATGCTAATCAATTTCCATTAAAAGATATACAAAGTGCTTATATGATAGGCGAAAAAAGTGAGTTTGGATCAGTTTCTAGTCATGTCTATTTTGAAGTTACATTTCCAAGATTAGACAAAATAAAGACTAATCAAGTTTGGAATAAATTGATTTCTAAGCATGAGGCTTTAAGAACAGTTATTGACTCGTGGGATTCACAAAGAATATTAGATTCAGACTCTGATTATGAAGTTATGGTGAAAGAGGGTGAAGAAAGTTGTAATGAAACGCGAGATAAATTGATGAATAAATATTATGACCCTTCTGTTTGGCCGTTATTTGATATTGAAGTAACTCAAACATCTCAACACTCACTTTTACATTTATCATTTGATTTTTTAATTTTAGATTGGACAAGTATTTGGATTTTACTCAAAGAATTTGAAGATGAGTATTTTAAAGGTAACTTACAAGCAGAAAGGCATAAAACGCCATGTCTCAGGGATATTTATTTAAGTAGTGAATTAAAAAAAGCAACTTCTAAATATTTGAATGATGAATCATATTGGAAAGAAAAAATAGAAGCATTAGGAGATTATCCTAAGTTACCCGTTAAAATGAGTGAAATAAAAAATGAGTTTACTAGGAAATCATTCCTTCTTGATAAAAACAATTGGGATGATATTAAGAAACTTTCAAAAAAATTCGCTTTAACACATAATACAATGGCTTTAACGGCATTTGCATGTGTTTTGAAAAAATGGGTTGAGCAAGAGAAGTTTGTAGTAAATTTAACAACAATGAATAGAGAGTCAGAATTTGAAGATATACAGCATGTTGTAGGTGATTTTACTTCAACAAATTTATTAAATGTAGAAATTGATGAGCGTAAATCATTTATAGAAAATGCAGAAAAATTACAACGGCATTTATTAAAAGATTTAGAACATAATTATTTTACAGGTGTAGAAACAATAAGGGAAATTAGAAAATCAAAATCAAATTGTATATTTCCAATTGTCTTTACAAGTTCATTAGGTACCGGTGGTATGAATTATGACTATATGGAACTAGGGGATAAAGGTATTAGCCAATCTCCACAAGTATTTATGGATTGTCAAATCATGGAATTAAATGGCGCTTTATATATCAATATTGATTCAAGAAAAGGCATATTTGATGAAGCTTTTATAGAAGCATTTACAAAAGATTATCAACAGTTTCTGTTAGATGTCATAACTCATTCAATTAAAAATTCGACATTATTACCTTGGTATTCTAAAGAACGCAATCGAGATAGCTTTAAACAAATTAATGCCAATTGTGATGAGATTGATGAAACACTAGAAGCTAACGAAAATAATATTAAAAATCAATTATCAGATGAATTAATTCATGAGATTACTGAGCCATGTAAAGAGATATTAAAAGTAGATTCACTTGGTGATAATGATAATTTTTATGAATATGGTGCAGATTCATTAATTTTAGCAAGACTATCAACAAATATAATCAATATATGTAAAGAACATCAATTAGACGAAATTAATTTTGACGGGTTATTAAGAGTACTATTAGCTGAGCCAACTCTACTAAAAATACAACAAGAGATTAATAGTAAAAATATAGAGAGCAAGATAGAAAAGGCACACGAGAATACCTCTATAGGTAAATTAACGATGTTTAAAAAAGAAGGAGAAACACTCAAAGTATTCTTCCATGCAGGATTAGGAACAATGAATTGTTTGAGATATTTGCTTGATGAATTAAAAAATAACGATCGAGATGCTATTGCAGGTATTACAATTCAAGACCAAGAAAAATATTGTCATATAGAGAAACATCAACTCGTTAAGAAAATTAGTGAAGATTATGCAAATCTTATCGAAGAATCAGGATATAAATCTGTTCACTTAGTGGGTTACTGTTCGGGAGGTTTAATCGCTATGGAAGTAGCAAGTATGCTCATGCTTAGTGATGTAGATGTTGGCAATGTTACTTTAATTGATACTTCTCCATCACCGCTATCAGAAATAGATTATATGGTTTCTGAAATGGCATTTATCCAAAATCACTTTATCACGATTAAGGATGTATTACCAACCATTGATTATAACAAACTAAACGATAGTATTAGAGCCATGTATTCTAATATTGAAACTGATGCGGAATACGATTTATTGAATTTCATTATCAAACAGTACGGTGAAGAAGATGAATTAAAAACAGAATTAGAGCAATTTTTTAAATACAAATCTCTTAATGAACGATTTGAAAAATATACTGAAGTTATTGATTCTAAAAAGGATGGTGATAATACAGTCAATACAGATTTCTTAATTTCTTCTTATAAAACACAAATGGCAAGTTGGGAAGGGGCACATATGACACCTACTACTTATATAGGTGATGTAACTTATTTAAAAGCACAAGATAAGGATGGGTCTGATTTGTTACCAGCACAAGATAGTAATGAATTTTGGCAAAATTGTTGTATCGGTGATTTCACTGAAATACCTATACCTGGTAATCATTATAATTGTGTCGAAGACAAAGAGCATGCGTCATATGTTGCAAAATTATTAATATAAAATTTTAACAGACGGGGAGTTAGATTATGAATAAATTATCAGTTAAAGATTTAATTACAGTAGGTATTTTTACAGCGATTTATTTAGTAGTGTTCTTTGTTACTTTTATGATTGGTTATATACCATTTTTTATACCGTTTCTAGGGTTCATTTGTCCGATTGTATGCGGTATTCCGTTTATTTTATATGTTATGAAGATAGATAAATTTGGTATGGTGACATTGACTGGAACGATTTTAGGTATTGCTTTTACAGTGATGGGCAGTGGCTTAATTATGATTCCATTTGGTATTATCTTTGGTTTGATTGGTGACTTCATTATGAAATCTGGTGGATATAAAAAGTGGAAATCAATTGCGTGGGGCTATGCTATTTTCTCGCTTTGGATGATGGGATTTGTTGTAAGAATGTTTATTGCAAGAGATCAATACTTTAAAGAGGTCGGGAAGTCTTACGGTCAAGATTACGTAAATGTTTTGGAATCTATTACACCTTTATGGACATTACCTGTGATGTTTATTTTGACAGTGCTTGGTGGTCTTGTTGGTGCATGGTTAGGTAAGAAAATGTTTAGTAAACATTTTAAAAAGGCGGGACTTGTGTGAAGACGGTTGTTGGTTCATTAAGAGATCATAGGAATATTGTCGCAAAATTAGACCCTAGAACTAAGATCGCTTTAACGATCACGATAAGTACGATTTTAATATCAAGTGGTAGTTCACAAAGCATTTTAAGAGTATGTTTAACTTTATTTTCACTCGCATTATTATTATCTATTCATAAAATCAGTTTATTTATTAAATGTGCGGTTACTTTTTTGGTGCTGATAGGCATTCAATATTGGGTTATTCCTTATGCAGAAGGCATGATTAAATTTATTCTGCTCGCATTTATTGGGATATTTATGAATATGTTTCCTGGATTTATCGTTGGCTATTACACGTTATTCTCTACAAAAGTAAGTGAATTTATAGCAGCTATGGAAAAAATGAAATTACCTAGAAATATTATCATTCCAATATCTGTGATTTTTAGATTTTTCCCGACGATTGCTGAAGAATATCGAAATATTAATTATGCCATGAAAATGAGAGGTATTAACTTTTCGAATCATTTTTTTAAAATGATTGAATATAGAATGATTCCGCTTATTATATCTGTTGTTCAAATAGGGAATGATCTTTCTTTTACAGCGATGACAAGAGGGATTGATTCTCCATTTAAACGGACGAATGTATGCGTCGTGAAATTTAAACTACTTGATATATTGTTACTCATTGTCATGGTGATATTATGGATTATTTATTTTAAGGAGAAGTTGTTTAATGATTAAATTTGATAATGTAACGTTCAACTATGCTTCTTCAGAAGAACCAGCTATTCAAAATGTCTCACTTCAAATTAAACAAGGTGAATTAGTCGTGTTCTGTGGTAAATCAGGTAGCGGGAAGTCTACCGTTGCTAAATTGATAAATGGCTTAATTCCTAAAGTTCAACATGGTGACATAAGTGGGCATGTTTACTTGGATGGACGCAATATATCGGAAATTGAGATGTATCAATTATCACAAATGGTCGGTAGTGTATTTCAAAATCCGAAGACGCAATTTTATAACGTTGATACGACAAGTGAGCTTGCGTTTAATTTGGAAAATCAAGGTATTGATAAAACGGTCATCATTGAAAAGATTAAAAAAGTTATGAACCAGTTTAAGATTGAGCATTTATTGGATCGCAATATATTTGAGTTGTCAGGTGGCGAAAAACAAATTATTGCATGTGCGACAGTACTTATTACTAACCCAGATGTTGTCGTATTAGATGAGCCATCTTCAAATTTAGATATGTATAGCATTAAGAAATTAAAAGAAATGATTTGTTATTTGAAAGAACGTGGTAAAACGGTCGTGCTGATAGAACATCGTTTGGATTATATTATGGATGAGGCAGATAGCGTCTATTATATGGAAGACGGCTCGTTACATGCACATTATCCAATAGGTTCGTTTAAATCACTAGATCGTGACGAACTTGAAAGCATGGGTATTCGATACGGACAAGAGGAACGATTACAACATGAGCCACAGTTTGGTGATCATGTCATGGAAATGCATAATTTTAGTTATACGTATGACAAATTTAATAAAGAGAAACAATTAGATGTGAATGAAATAGCCATACCAAAAGGTGAAGTAGTCGCGATTATCGGCGATAACGGAAGTGGTAAATCGACCTTTGCTAAATGTTTATGTGGTTTGCTGAAGGATTTTAAAGGACATGTGACGTATGACGAGAAGCGACTCAAACAGAAACAATTATTAAAGCAGAGCTATATGGTTTTCCAAGATGTAAACACACAATTATTTACGGAAAGCTTGGAACAAGAATTACAGCTATTAAATGTTCAAGTAACAGAAACACAAGTTGATGACATGTTAACAAGTATGAATTTGTTAGATAAAAAGCATGAACATCCATTGTCACTTTCTGGTGGTGAAAAACAAAGAATGGCCATTGCTACGGCAATATTGAGTGGTAAGGAAATCATTATATTTGATGAACCTACTTCAGGGCTGGATTTATATCATATGAAAAAAGTCGCGAAAATGATTAACGACATCCATGATAAAGGAAAGCAAATCTTTATCATTACACATGATAAATCATTGGTATTAGAGATTTGTACATATGTCTTATATTTTGGAGATGGTCGTCTTATTAATCAGTTCGCATTGAATCATCAAGGAATCGATCAATTGAATCATTATTTCGATGTATAATTCGCATCAATGAGAGGAGTCAGTAAAGTATGAACACCGATGAACATTGGATAAAATCATTACTCGTATTTGGACAAGATGCTAAATGGAAGATTGTTTTATCTATTGTATTGTCTATTATTAGTGTGTTTTCAGGATTAGTGCCTTATTGGACGGTATATAAAATCATACTATTAATGATTGATGGAAATACAGAGATGAATCAAGTTATTTATTATATAAGTATCGCGGCAGGTGCTTATGTGATACAGGTTATTTGTTTCGGAAGTTCGACGATGTTATCACATGTGACGGCTTATGATATTTTATCTAACATTAGAAAGCAATTGGCACATAAATTAATGCGTTTACCTTTAGGTGTAGTAGAATCTAAAAAAATTGGTGAACTTAAAAGTATATTTGTCGATAAAGTAGAAACGATTGAATTACCGTTAGCGCATATTATTCCAGAAGTAGTAGGTAATTTATTACTGTCTATTTCTATATTTGTTTATATCGTAATTATCGATTGGCGTATGGCTTGTGCAATGTTGATTACGGTGCCGATCGCATTTTTTGCTTTCAAAAAATTAATGTCTGGATTTAATGAGACTTACGAAGAACAAATGGCATCGAATAATTACATGAACAGCTCAATTGTTGAATACATTGAAGGTATAGAAGTCATTAAAACATTTAATCAATCTCAAAATTCTTATAAAAAATATAAAGATGCTGTTAATGCATATAAGATACATACTTTAAATTGGTTTAAAAGCACATGGGGCTATATGAACTTAGGTGCAAGTATTCTTCCTTCGACTTTTCTAGGTGTGCTACCACTAGGTATGTATTTGATTTCAATTGACCAGTTGAACTATGCAGAATTTTTTATTTGCTTAGTACTGTCTTTAGGTGTTGTCGCACCAATCAAGAACTTTACGAATTATGTTAATCAATTAAAATCAATCCAATATGCGATTACAGAAGTACGCCAAGTATTGAATTTAGAAGAACTTGAAGTCTCGAAAGCTTTTAAAGAACCTAAAAAT encodes:
- a CDS encoding ABC transporter ATP-binding protein, which translates into the protein MNTDEHWIKSLLVFGQDAKWKIVLSIVLSIISVFSGLVPYWTVYKIILLMIDGNTEMNQVIYYISIAAGAYVIQVICFGSSTMLSHVTAYDILSNIRKQLAHKLMRLPLGVVESKKIGELKSIFVDKVETIELPLAHIIPEVVGNLLLSISIFVYIVIIDWRMACAMLITVPIAFFAFKKLMSGFNETYEEQMASNNYMNSSIVEYIEGIEVIKTFNQSQNSYKKYKDAVNAYKIHTLNWFKSTWGYMNLGASILPSTFLGVLPLGMYLISIDQLNYAEFFICLVLSLGVVAPIKNFTNYVNQLKSIQYAITEVRQVLNLEELEVSKAFKEPKNHQITFNDVGFSYSNDKDNLVFNHLSFDIPEKTFTAIVGASGSGKSTIAKLLSRFWDVTSGEIDIGGVNIKDIEPKKLNELVGFVGQDNFLLNLTFKENIKLGNPEASDEAVEEAAKLAQCHEFITKLPEGYDTNVGSVGDKLSGGEKQRVTIARMILKDAPIIVLDEATAYVDPDNEQKIQAALNALTQNKTLIVIAHRLSTIKQADQIIVLGHQQILEKGDHARLLDMNGQYKQMWDMHIGAKDWGVSS
- a CDS encoding bifunctional Gfo/Idh/MocA family oxidoreductase/class I SAM-dependent methyltransferase, which translates into the protein MKKCIVCGSRFGQFYIEALKKIPNINLHGLLASGSERSNDCANNYQIQLYNDVDELPDDIDLACIAIKSEVQGGKGNLIAESLLKRGIDVIFEHPLSEKEYISLFKLAKKEKRYFTVCNLYSQLPSVQNFIQNFKFIKKEQSIKYINVEFATQLSYPVAQLLSLLIPEIKNIEFSISKKEDGPFQFLSTTINETQLNLIAYNEAVENEIDNFMRLLFSIKIGFEGGELNLLDPHGDVFWREYIKFPNRYRIPSSFLDDPPKGMIRKYIKLLYDNSDLTQQSMFTELWPKTISKEIFLYLEKDQQDKHSFNALAQNHINSSIIWHKLMQSLGYPTFVTKDKYTIYDVDQLVLNENTSISIIDEMGKLERICAKSMLWVLSRHFNNSIVTYDYQSIIRFLNVKDNYKDIIKRWLNYLARNDYIVETETGNYIFDQLDKSQLDILFEWLELENTWHKNIMPMSVIKYFKAHIQYMDQILKGDKSVNMLLFDQGENDIANDLYSQTAISIFINEQIGQYIKSLSENDSLSILELGAGTGATTQKVLDKVSESFTGHYVFTDISKYFLVSAEEMFRHYQFMQYKILDIDNIEDNPIFNKQKFDVIVAVGVINNSRNIKSLLNRLNKMLNKNGKLIIGEAYGESAVMLISQAFMMIEPEDERKYNNLTFLPLKSWYEIFDETGFNLLTKTPHQTDELSSFNQALFILEKR
- a CDS encoding MptD family putative ECF transporter S component; the encoded protein is MNKLSVKDLITVGIFTAIYLVVFFVTFMIGYIPFFIPFLGFICPIVCGIPFILYVMKIDKFGMVTLTGTILGIAFTVMGSGLIMIPFGIIFGLIGDFIMKSGGYKKWKSIAWGYAIFSLWMMGFVVRMFIARDQYFKEVGKSYGQDYVNVLESITPLWTLPVMFILTVLGGLVGAWLGKKMFSKHFKKAGLV
- a CDS encoding energy-coupling factor transporter transmembrane component T, translating into MKTVVGSLRDHRNIVAKLDPRTKIALTITISTILISSGSSQSILRVCLTLFSLALLLSIHKISLFIKCAVTFLVLIGIQYWVIPYAEGMIKFILLAFIGIFMNMFPGFIVGYYTLFSTKVSEFIAAMEKMKLPRNIIIPISVIFRFFPTIAEEYRNINYAMKMRGINFSNHFFKMIEYRMIPLIISVVQIGNDLSFTAMTRGIDSPFKRTNVCVVKFKLLDILLLIVMVILWIIYFKEKLFND
- a CDS encoding VOC family protein produces the protein MYKIGHLQYKVKNLENAMKNFEQLGFDVERANEKSKNAFIWFETGPYIELIEMNSNLVPFAYLFRWVYGKAMKERWKKWCGNEEGFIDFAIETIEDEYRNIQNFPKNKTILKDFGIESNKVITWNRKNSKNEKILFSYLPVIPVSLPFVVSDYSMNQRPSHVSHKNNIEKIERVNFKCQEKEHEFLKNILKNDEHLKLVLGTNAEIDQVLLKNKYGKIYRLTDHMSIESE
- a CDS encoding ABC transporter ATP-binding protein, which encodes MIKFDNVTFNYASSEEPAIQNVSLQIKQGELVVFCGKSGSGKSTVAKLINGLIPKVQHGDISGHVYLDGRNISEIEMYQLSQMVGSVFQNPKTQFYNVDTTSELAFNLENQGIDKTVIIEKIKKVMNQFKIEHLLDRNIFELSGGEKQIIACATVLITNPDVVVLDEPSSNLDMYSIKKLKEMICYLKERGKTVVLIEHRLDYIMDEADSVYYMEDGSLHAHYPIGSFKSLDRDELESMGIRYGQEERLQHEPQFGDHVMEMHNFSYTYDKFNKEKQLDVNEIAIPKGEVVAIIGDNGSGKSTFAKCLCGLLKDFKGHVTYDEKRLKQKQLLKQSYMVFQDVNTQLFTESLEQELQLLNVQVTETQVDDMLTSMNLLDKKHEHPLSLSGGEKQRMAIATAILSGKEIIIFDEPTSGLDLYHMKKVAKMINDIHDKGKQIFIITHDKSLVLEICTYVLYFGDGRLINQFALNHQGIDQLNHYFDV
- a CDS encoding condensation domain-containing protein, with the translated sequence MSSLEIKKELIRLYQNGINIWLENDQLRYKSKLGKLSQGDLTFLKENKNKIIELFKSNSKFESFEDANQFPLKDIQSAYMIGEKSEFGSVSSHVYFEVTFPRLDKIKTNQVWNKLISKHEALRTVIDSWDSQRILDSDSDYEVMVKEGEESCNETRDKLMNKYYDPSVWPLFDIEVTQTSQHSLLHLSFDFLILDWTSIWILLKEFEDEYFKGNLQAERHKTPCLRDIYLSSELKKATSKYLNDESYWKEKIEALGDYPKLPVKMSEIKNEFTRKSFLLDKNNWDDIKKLSKKFALTHNTMALTAFACVLKKWVEQEKFVVNLTTMNRESEFEDIQHVVGDFTSTNLLNVEIDERKSFIENAEKLQRHLLKDLEHNYFTGVETIREIRKSKSNCIFPIVFTSSLGTGGMNYDYMELGDKGISQSPQVFMDCQIMELNGALYINIDSRKGIFDEAFIEAFTKDYQQFLLDVITHSIKNSTLLPWYSKERNRDSFKQINANCDEIDETLEANENNIKNQLSDELIHEITEPCKEILKVDSLGDNDNFYEYGADSLILARLSTNIINICKEHQLDEINFDGLLRVLLAEPTLLKIQQEINSKNIESKIEKAHENTSIGKLTMFKKEGETLKVFFHAGLGTMNCLRYLLDELKNNDRDAIAGITIQDQEKYCHIEKHQLVKKISEDYANLIEESGYKSVHLVGYCSGGLIAMEVASMLMLSDVDVGNVTLIDTSPSPLSEIDYMVSEMAFIQNHFITIKDVLPTIDYNKLNDSIRAMYSNIETDAEYDLLNFIIKQYGEEDELKTELEQFFKYKSLNERFEKYTEVIDSKKDGDNTVNTDFLISSYKTQMASWEGAHMTPTTYIGDVTYLKAQDKDGSDLLPAQDSNEFWQNCCIGDFTEIPIPGNHYNCVEDKEHASYVAKLLI